The Humulus lupulus chromosome 4, drHumLupu1.1, whole genome shotgun sequence genome has a window encoding:
- the LOC133832952 gene encoding phenolic glucoside malonyltransferase 2-like → MAQPNDMEVIEVCQVVPLPPADDVHVSLHAPSPKFLPLTFFDLRWLRLPPPQLLSFYQIPTLSTPNATKVSFFFDSIHPKLKHSFSLTLNHFLPLARNHTWPPNTTKLIFIYDKQYDVVLFSVSQSNPLNGFLWSPTLIPKCGYFSIGFVVHHAVIDGKAFTSFVKAWAHTCRSVLTDISHISLPVELKPFYDRSSLMENAAMAKLGALYSSQWLHLEGPNNRSSIPFGLKGKPNH, encoded by the exons ATGGCACAACCAAATGATATGGAGGTGATTGAGGTATGCCAGGTGGTTCCTCTTCCTCCAGCAGATGATGTTCATGTTAGTCTACATGCACCCTCACCTAAGTTTCTTCCACTAACTTTCTTCGATTTACGTTGGTTAAGGTTGCCACCACCTCAATTGCTCTCCTTCTACCAAATCCCAACCCTAAGTACTCCAAATGCTACTAAAGTTTCCTTCTTCTTCGACTCCATACATCCAAAACTCAAACACTCATTCTCTCTCACCCTCAACCACTTCCTTCCCCTAGCCAGAAACCACACATGGCCCCCTAACACCACTAAGCTTATCTTCATATATGATAAACAATACGACGTCGTTTTGTTCTCTGTGTCCCAATCCAAT CCACTAAATGGCTTCCTTTGGTCCCCCACTTTGATTCCTAAATGTGGCTACTTTTCCATTGGGTTCGTTGTTCACCATGCAGTCATCGATGGTAAAGCATTTACCTCATTTGTCAAAGCATGGGCTCATACATGTCGATCAGTACTTACAGATATTAGCCACATTAGCTTGCCAGTGGAGCTTAAACCATTCTACGATAGAAGTAGCCTTATGGAAAATGCTGCCATGGCCAAGCTTGGAGCCCTCTACTCAAGCCAATGGCTCCACTTAGAAGGACCCAATAATAGAAGTTCAATACCCTTTGGACTCAAAGGCAAACCAAATCATTAA